In the Haloarcula salinisoli genome, GGGGGAGTTCGCTCCGGCAGATAACGTTCATATCGAGGTAATCGGAGACGGACGTGTCAACGTCTATCTCGACAAGGACCTGTCCCTCGGTAAGAACACGACGATAACGAACGACGGGGACGACGCGTCACAGTTCTGGATATATATGAATCCGGACCGTGACGCAGAGCTTCAGGGCGGGAGCAACGACCCCGATAACGTCGATTACACTGGTGTTATATATGGCCCCGGCCGTGGCGACCAGGCTGGTGTCGATATCAGTATCGACAACAACGACGATATTTTTGGCGCTGTCGTCGGTAATCTCTACGACGTGGCCAACAAAGGGAATATACATTACGACGAAGCTCTCACCGACACTACCGCGATTGCGGGGGGCGAGACCACGCGCCCCTCCCTGACCTACCTTCACATCTCGGAGAACAGCGTCAACGTCACGTCCGACTGAGGCCGGCGACACGCACGCCCAATCGGCGACGAACAGTTTCTCGACCCGGCTATCAGCGGTGGTAGTTCGGCCAGCGCGCTTATTATGCCCTATTTCGTTTACATACCTAATGCTACTCTGTTCGGGTCAGGGTGACCAGCGCCAGCCACGGGCACAATCCGGCCCACTCGGATTTCTGCTCGTCTTCGCGCTGGTCATCGCGGCGACGACGCTTATCGTAGCCCTCGGCGCGGGGGCCATCGGGGGGACACAGGAGACACTCGACGAGGAACGGGCCGAGAAGGCGATGACGCAATTCGACTCCCAGGCCGCGCTGGTCGCGCTCGGGAACTCTCAGGTCCAGCGGGTCGACCTCTCGTCGGGGCGAGCGAACTCCTACCAGGTCGAGGACGACGCCGGCCGGATGACGCTGTCGTACACGAACCAGACGAACGGGAACGAGACGACCATCTTCTCGAAACCGATGGGCCGAATCCGCTACCAGACCGACAACGGCGACAACATCGCCTACCAGGGCGGGGGTGTCTGGCGGTCCGACGGGAACGGCAACGCCGTCATGGTGTCACCGCCCGAGTTCCACTACCGCGACGCCACGCTGACATTGCCGCTGGTCACGGTCGGGTCCTCCGGGACCATCGGTGACCGAGCCGTCATCTCGAACGCGAAAACGACGCGGTACTTCCCGAACGGGACCAGAAACAGCGCCTACAGGAATCCGCTGGAGAACGCCCGCGTCGAGGTCTCCGTCACGAGCGACTACTACCGCGCGTGGGGGGAGTACTTCGAGACGCGGACCGACGGCCAGGTGGAGTTCAATCACTCGGCGAACAAGGTGACCCTGGCGCTGGTGACACCGCTGGAGAACACCAAGATCACCTCTGCGACGGCGAGCCTCTCCGCCAGCGGGACCTTCGAGATCAACGGTGCCGCCGGGAATCTCTGTGGCGCGAACGTCTACACCAATAGCTACAACTCCACCGGGACGGACAAGGGCTACTGCACCCAGGAGTCGGACGGCGACACGACCGGCGACGGGGACATCGT is a window encoding:
- a CDS encoding DUF7289 family protein, coding for MLLCSGQGDQRQPRAQSGPLGFLLVFALVIAATTLIVALGAGAIGGTQETLDEERAEKAMTQFDSQAALVALGNSQVQRVDLSSGRANSYQVEDDAGRMTLSYTNQTNGNETTIFSKPMGRIRYQTDNGDNIAYQGGGVWRSDGNGNAVMVSPPEFHYRDATLTLPLVTVGSSGTIGDRAVISNAKTTRYFPNGTRNSAYRNPLENARVEVSVTSDYYRAWGEYFETRTDGQVEFNHSANKVTLALVTPLENTKITSATASLSASGTFEINGAAGNLCGANVYTNSYNSTGTDKGYCTQESDGDTTGDGDIVYGGDVDISGGAGGGSGGDLRGDVTSGGKVYVGNGNGSPDIDGNISHTDGCDKCEENDKITGELNQISGIDKAPSINGIVQTQVNESEKSNDNAGAPITDDTLNYTAGSVELSAGRYYLEDITVANEDTVTLNTTEGNIFIGVRENVELAENATIEVVGDGTVSVYVLGDGGHASQLSMAAYSEVTNAGDDAPQFRMFGQDDFTARIGDGGGGTNGLAKYVGVIYAPPGTSGTGTVTLEKGTIYGGVLTGTTTIANGNGGSIHYDMALRTTRVLTQSESIIRVTYIHASTNEIQVEDG